In Ovis canadensis isolate MfBH-ARS-UI-01 breed Bighorn chromosome 11, ARS-UI_OviCan_v2, whole genome shotgun sequence, the DNA window CTGGCTGTGTTTTCCAGGCTGTTTGTCCCTGAGCGGCCCCAGCAGAGTGACGGGCATCATGGGGGGATCCCTGAGAGTGGTGTGTCGGTACCAGGAGGGATTCAGAGACGACAACAAATTCTGGTGCACACCCCCATGTTTGTGGAAGACTGTGGAGAccagagagtcagagagagaattGAGGAGGGGCCATGGGTCCATCAGAGACCGTCCTGTAAGCCTCACCTTCAAGGTGACCTTGGAGAGCCTCAGAGAGGAAGATGCGGGAAGGTACCGGTGTGGGATCGATGTGCCATTTTCAACTGACCCTGCCTTCCAGGTGGAGGTGTCTGTGACCGCAGGTGAGCATCCTCTGCCCTCACTCCAGCACCAGGCTGGTCACCCGGACCCTCAGGAAGGCAGTGGGACAGAGAGGCTGGGCCAGGATGACCGGGAGGGGGGTGGACGGGGAGCTGGCTGTGGGTGGTGTCTTGGGCCCATGTTCGTTGGCACACAGGCACGTCTCTGTCTCTGGCTGGGGCCACCCTAGAGCTACACATGGACACCATCAATGTGGGCATCTTCCTGCTTCATGGGCTGGCGGGCATCCTGCTCTGGGGTCCAGGCTGCCTGCTCTCCTCACAAGGGCACATCCATTCTCAAGGGGTCTGTGTCTCTTTCTGGCCTGTGCAGGGTCCTGCCTATGGGGGGCGCACTCTCACAAGGTCCCACTGCATACAGGCTGGCCTTGACCCTGGGGCCCTGAGGACCTGAGATGGGCCCGCCCCTGAGCCCAGGGGTGGGACCTGCTCCAGAGCCCGCACCTGCACTGGGCTTCTCCACCACGATCCCCACTTCCAGTACCCACCCTGTCCTTGTGCTGGCCCAGAGGCCACCAGTGACCCTACAGTGTTCTGCAAGGACCTCCTGGGGTTCTGGGGGTTTCTCTTGTAACCCCAAGGAAAGCGCAAAAAGGTGCCCTCAACCTGAGTGGGCCTCCCTCTGTCGCTCTGGGGGACTTCCTCCTGCCCTGCCCGGCTTAgcctgtttctccatctttttctccACTCTGCATCTGACAGTGCCCACCTGGCCAGGGTGCATCTGGGAGAGGGGTTCCCAGGGTGCTGGAGGCCTGGGTGAGGCCATGGGGAGCAGTGGACATGCACATCTGACCAGGTGGCCTGAGTGACCTTGACTGTGGGAGACACAGCCACACGGGGACGGAGTGCGGgacccggagaaggaaatgaggcCTGCCTTGTGCTTCTCCCGCAGCCCCTGCTGCAGCCACCGGCCCCGAGAGGTCCACAGGCTCCCCAGGCTCTGCCACGACCCTGCCAGTGCCCACCTGGAGCACCGCGTCTGGTCAGGAGACCCCCGACCCCGGCCAACCTCCGCGGTAAGGGGCGAAGGACATTGGCACCTGGGTGGTTTCTCCTCTGGGTGAAGGGACAGATGGGGGATTTGGGTCTCCCATCTCCAGGCCCTTCGTTTATTCCCACACCTGACTGTGAAGGCCCTACTATGTTCCTGGTGCTCTGCTGTGGATGCAGGTAAGACCACCCAGGCAGGATCCAGCTCTGATGAGAGTTGTGCTGTAAGGGGGAAGTCACGCCCTGGACCAGTCCACACAGAGCCCCTATGTAAATATGGCAGTTTGTGATGGGTACTACAGAGAGATGCCAGTCGCTGGGGTTTTGGTGAGAGTGTGTGTGGGGAAGGTGATTAGATTTGCTATCTGATACATGATAATTAGGGATGCCTGGCTGAATCCTTTGAGGGGAGACCTGCAGGATCTGGGGAGCCTGGCATTCAGGTTTCTGCAGAAATAAGGCTCCAGGTAGAGAGAAAAGTGAGTGCAAATGTCCCATAAAAGGAGGCTTCGGGACCcggtccagggcagagcaggtgGCAGAAGCTCTGGGCATCACTGGCCCCTGCACTGCGGCCCCTGCCCCCCACGAGCTCTGGTTAGACGTGTCATCCTGTCGAAGAACCCCAGCCGCCAGGGGCGGAGAGAGCTCAGGAGccaatcatccatccatccgtcagcTACTACCGtcactttttttttaacgttCACCATatgacttttttaaatttaatttttatttcatgttagAGTATGAACGTTTTTTTAATGTGAACgctgaaaaaaaaagtgatggtAGTAGCTGATGGATGAGTGAGTGACTCCTGAGCTCTCTCCGCCCCGCATATATGCCGTATATATGTTAGAGTACACGGCAGATGTTTAAAGGCTGATCTTCAGAGATATCAGGCTGGTACGAGTTTCTCCCTGAATAGAACAGTTCCTTCCTTCATGGAAAATGCTGTTTATAGGAGAGGAGACACGACTGATTACTGTACCCTGGATAGGGTAGCCCCAAGCGTGGAGGGCCTTGAAAGGAATCCTCCTGCCCAGATCCCGCTGGGATCCCTGGTCCCCCTCACGTGATTCTCGCCCTCATGCTCACAGGCCTAATTCTCAAAGGGATTGTTAAGCAGAGAGAAGGGGAGCAGAGGGCCTTAGAGGGGGGCTGCCCTGCCCGGGGGTGATCTTCGTGTGGATTGTCGTGGCCTCAGCTCTGGAGGGCGGGGGTGGAGAGACCAGGGCATCTCTCTAAGGATGCGGTGCACT includes these proteins:
- the LOC138415421 gene encoding CMRF35-like molecule 6, with protein sequence MGGSLRVVCRYQEGFRDDNKFWCTPPCLWKTVETRESERELRRGHGSIRDRPVSLTFKVTLESLREEDAGRYRCGIDVPFSTDPAFQVEVSVTAAPAAATGPERSTGSPGSATTLPVPTWSTASGQETPDPGQPPRPFVYSHT